In a genomic window of Staphylococcus taiwanensis:
- a CDS encoding FtsX-like permease family protein, giving the protein MTFNQITLKNLKSNFKNYALYLFSLIFSIILYFSFVTLQYTHSINNGGSPKVIQEGAKVGAVFLFVTIIIFLMYANQLFVKRRTREFALFQLIGLTRQNILRMLAVEQFTFFIITGIIGILIGIVGSEILLNILVKMMHLKVDVSIGFELPALIQTIVMLVLAFILIMFQNFLFLKRRTILSMMKDSTKSEATKAKITALELIAGILGIVMIILGYYISTEMFGKFEGLTMVLITPFLILFLTVVGAYLFFRSSVSIIFKSLKKSKHGRISITDVVFTSSIMHRMKKNAMSLTIIAIISAVTVTILCFGAISKANTNYMIQVSSPQDVNFAKPQSAQKYEKLLEQHHIQYDTKTFEGSNTKLLKNDVLKSKTSNGMQNAGAVVMADKDIKGNHATVTNLQGPLSGMVSVHLNHDMTLQGQQKITLNVNQKNENEVIPSNVSVGGPVLKVSPDNYNKLKMKDQQLHHYGFNIKDHKDLSKAEKLAKKVSPNVDIKGDTVKMLDESNGILMFVTSFLGLAFLIAAGCIIYIKQMDETEDEINNYRILRRIGFTHTDMTKGLALKILFNFGLPLIIALLHALFAAMVFMKLMGEFSPTPIIIVMIVYSLVYLIFAAISFIHANRIVKHSI; this is encoded by the coding sequence ATGACATTTAATCAAATTACACTCAAAAATTTAAAAAGTAATTTTAAAAATTATGCACTGTATTTATTTTCACTTATTTTTAGTATTATTTTGTATTTTAGCTTTGTTACTTTGCAGTACACACATAGTATCAATAATGGGGGTTCTCCTAAAGTCATCCAAGAAGGTGCTAAAGTGGGAGCAGTCTTCCTATTTGTGACGATTATCATTTTCTTAATGTATGCAAACCAATTATTTGTTAAACGTAGAACACGAGAATTTGCGCTATTTCAACTCATTGGTTTAACACGACAAAATATTTTAAGAATGCTAGCTGTTGAACAGTTTACATTCTTTATTATCACAGGCATCATAGGTATTTTAATCGGTATTGTAGGTTCTGAGATTCTACTTAATATTTTAGTGAAAATGATGCATTTGAAAGTAGATGTATCGATAGGCTTTGAATTACCTGCATTGATTCAAACGATTGTGATGCTTGTACTAGCGTTTATCTTGATTATGTTTCAGAACTTCCTTTTCCTAAAAAGAAGAACCATCCTGTCAATGATGAAAGACAGTACAAAATCAGAAGCTACTAAAGCCAAAATTACTGCGCTTGAACTTATTGCCGGCATCTTAGGTATCGTGATGATCATATTAGGATATTACATTTCTACTGAGATGTTTGGTAAGTTCGAAGGATTAACGATGGTCTTAATCACACCGTTCTTAATTCTATTTCTAACTGTTGTAGGAGCATATCTATTCTTTAGAAGTTCAGTGTCTATCATATTTAAATCACTGAAAAAGTCTAAACATGGACGCATATCAATTACAGATGTTGTATTCACTTCATCAATCATGCATCGTATGAAGAAAAATGCGATGTCACTTACCATTATTGCGATTATTTCAGCTGTAACGGTAACAATTCTATGTTTCGGTGCAATTAGTAAAGCCAATACGAATTATATGATTCAAGTGTCATCTCCTCAAGATGTCAACTTTGCTAAACCACAATCTGCTCAAAAATACGAAAAATTATTAGAACAGCATCATATTCAATATGACACTAAAACATTTGAAGGTAGTAATACTAAATTGCTTAAAAATGATGTATTAAAAAGTAAAACAAGCAATGGAATGCAAAATGCTGGTGCCGTTGTAATGGCTGATAAAGATATTAAAGGTAATCATGCGACAGTAACCAATTTACAAGGACCACTTTCTGGTATGGTAAGTGTTCATCTGAATCATGATATGACCCTTCAAGGTCAGCAAAAAATAACATTAAATGTGAATCAAAAAAATGAAAATGAAGTGATTCCATCGAATGTTTCTGTTGGTGGTCCCGTCTTAAAAGTGAGTCCAGACAATTACAATAAATTGAAAATGAAGGACCAACAATTGCATCATTACGGTTTTAATATCAAAGACCATAAAGACCTCTCTAAAGCGGAAAAACTAGCTAAAAAAGTAAGTCCAAATGTTGATATTAAAGGCGATACAGTAAAAATGCTTGATGAAAGTAACGGTATACTAATGTTTGTTACTTCATTCTTAGGATTAGCTTTCTTAATCGCAGCTGGGTGTATTATCTATATTAAACAAATGGATGAAACTGAAGATGAAATTAATAATTATCGCATATTAAGACGTATCGGTTTCACTCACACTGATATGACCAAAGGTTTAGCATTAAAGATTTTATTCAACTTCGGTTTACCTTTAATTATCGCTTTATTACACGCACTATTTGCTGCAATGGTATTTATGAAGCTGATGGGAGAATTCTCTCCTACACCAATTATCATTGTGATGATTGTTTATTCACTCGTTTATCTTATCTTTGCAGCCATATCATTTATTCATGCAAATCGAATTGTAAAACATTCTATTTAA
- a CDS encoding zinc ribbon domain-containing protein, producing MQCPNCGNPIESNDSFCGECGHKIERRSQTISSVEKDISNAKENGHQNDSNTPDSDKKITNSPQESNESNTIYSRQHKHQSNEHAVNDNHLENTPEQTSHQQQPHNNMYQQHPNQYQQPQSNTTNTYHNQQQQYNQSYSDPQQSQQAGQFSNHAKEVTEESKGFFKSAFVAPDQVLKSHQAFSFKLLLSLLIIGLLVVAILLALAIPSSIAMFETPKSTIISSVIIGIIVFLAVIIGATYGITRLVVRQPITFRKVLSDFVLINTVSVAVLVISLILMFANSYSFGGALFMLSNLLIVVSGVYMIAKYSANHDTRFSSFYGVIIYIIIFFLFVTIFGESLFNQIFGNLLSEFNNLFDGSSIY from the coding sequence ATGCAATGTCCAAATTGTGGAAATCCTATAGAATCTAACGATTCTTTTTGTGGAGAATGTGGTCATAAGATAGAAAGACGTTCTCAAACTATAAGTTCTGTGGAAAAAGATATTTCAAATGCTAAAGAAAATGGGCATCAGAACGATTCAAATACACCGGACTCAGATAAGAAAATCACTAACTCACCTCAAGAAAGTAATGAATCAAATACAATCTATTCACGACAACATAAACATCAAAGTAATGAGCACGCGGTTAATGATAATCATCTTGAAAACACACCAGAACAAACTTCACATCAGCAACAACCTCATAATAATATGTATCAACAGCATCCAAATCAATATCAACAACCTCAAAGTAATACTACGAATACATATCACAATCAGCAACAACAATATAACCAGTCTTATTCAGACCCACAACAATCACAACAAGCAGGTCAATTCAGCAACCATGCTAAAGAAGTAACTGAAGAAAGTAAAGGGTTCTTTAAAAGTGCTTTTGTAGCACCAGACCAAGTTCTTAAAAGTCATCAAGCATTTAGTTTTAAATTATTATTATCATTATTAATTATTGGATTGTTAGTAGTGGCAATTTTATTAGCACTAGCTATACCCTCATCAATTGCAATGTTTGAAACACCTAAGAGTACAATAATTTCTTCAGTCATTATTGGCATTATTGTATTTTTAGCGGTAATTATAGGCGCGACGTATGGTATTACTCGATTAGTTGTGAGACAACCAATTACATTTAGAAAAGTACTGTCTGATTTTGTGCTTATTAATACTGTGTCAGTGGCAGTACTAGTTATTTCACTTATTTTAATGTTTGCAAATTCGTACAGCTTTGGTGGAGCATTATTTATGCTATCTAATCTGTTAATCGTAGTTTCAGGTGTGTATATGATTGCTAAATATAGTGCGAATCATGATACTAGATTTTCTAGTTTTTATGGTGTAATTATCTATATCATTATTTTCTTCTTATTTGTAACTATTTTTGGAGAATCTTTATTTAACCAAATCTTTGGTAACTTGCTAAGTGAGTTTAATAATCTATTTGATGGGAGCTCGATTTATTAA
- the lepB gene encoding signal peptidase I: MKKEIMEWVVAIGVALLVVGIVLKFIGTSYTVSGSSMYPTFQDRNKVIVSKISKTLNHIDNGDVVVFHEDAQRDFIKRVIGTPGDKIEYKGDQLYVNGKKVSEPYLDYNKKHKQGKYLTGSLKTSQFNGANGKNKIPKDKYLVLGDNRQNSVDSRFAEVGLVDKKQLVGKVVLRYWPFNEWKTGFNPGTF, encoded by the coding sequence TTGAAAAAAGAAATAATGGAATGGGTTGTCGCCATTGGTGTCGCCCTCTTAGTCGTAGGCATAGTATTAAAATTTATTGGAACTTCATATACAGTATCTGGATCTTCAATGTATCCAACATTCCAAGATAGAAATAAAGTAATTGTAAGTAAAATATCTAAAACATTAAATCATATCGATAACGGAGATGTCGTTGTCTTCCATGAAGATGCACAACGCGATTTTATTAAACGTGTGATTGGTACACCAGGTGATAAAATTGAGTATAAAGGTGACCAATTATATGTAAATGGCAAAAAAGTATCAGAACCTTATTTAGATTACAATAAGAAACACAAACAAGGTAAATACTTAACAGGTTCATTAAAAACTAGTCAATTTAATGGCGCAAATGGCAAAAATAAAATTCCTAAAGACAAATATTTAGTATTAGGTGACAACAGACAAAATAGTGTAGATAGCCGTTTTGCCGAAGTTGGACTAGTAGATAAAAAACAACTCGTTGGTAAAGTTGTATTAAGATATTGGCCATTTAATGAATGGAAAACTGGATTTAATCCAGGTACATTCTAA
- a CDS encoding YxeA family protein, with amino-acid sequence MILKALRNIFIAVVIIAIVIIGGLFGLNAYSNKHPNNTSVNAWNKLNPLAPTYEYYVKTQKPSKVEVIDKEKDFYIYHYNQTGYTKDGKSKKIDYTASKKLKQDHYLVVSEKSHIIQSYEEVKKSEIPTKAKEKL; translated from the coding sequence ATGATATTGAAAGCCTTAAGAAACATATTCATTGCAGTTGTGATTATTGCAATTGTTATTATCGGAGGACTATTTGGATTAAATGCCTATTCTAACAAGCATCCCAATAACACTTCAGTCAATGCATGGAACAAATTGAATCCTTTGGCTCCAACATATGAATATTACGTCAAGACTCAAAAGCCATCAAAAGTGGAAGTCATTGATAAAGAAAAAGACTTCTATATCTATCATTACAATCAAACAGGTTACACCAAAGATGGTAAATCTAAAAAAATTGACTATACCGCTTCTAAAAAATTAAAACAAGATCATTACTTAGTTGTAAGCGAAAAGTCTCACATTATCCAATCATATGAAGAAGTTAAAAAATCAGAAATTCCAACTAAAGCTAAAGAAAAATTATAA
- a CDS encoding ABC transporter ATP-binding protein, with protein sequence MPILNVNHLSKVYGSKQKYKALNDINFSVEKGEFVAIMGPSGSGKTTLLNVISSIDSISGGTVEVSGNEINQLKDKQLAQFRKKELGFIFQDYSVLPTLTVKENIMLPLSVQKVSKDEMEQNYKEVTEALGIYDLSNKYPSEISGGQQQRTAAARAFVHKPSIIFADEPTGALDSKSAQDLLNRLEDMNKRFNSTIIMVTHDPSAASFAKRVIMLKDGNIHSEINQEHKTKRDFYDEIIQLQSALGGVANDI encoded by the coding sequence ATGCCAATTTTAAACGTCAATCATTTATCAAAAGTATACGGAAGCAAACAAAAATATAAAGCTTTAAACGATATCAACTTTTCAGTGGAAAAAGGAGAATTCGTCGCCATTATGGGACCTTCAGGTTCAGGTAAGACAACCCTCCTCAATGTTATTAGTTCGATTGATAGTATTTCTGGAGGCACTGTTGAAGTAAGTGGCAATGAAATCAATCAACTCAAAGATAAGCAGTTAGCACAATTTCGTAAGAAAGAACTTGGATTTATCTTCCAAGATTATAGTGTTTTACCTACTTTAACCGTTAAAGAAAATATTATGTTGCCACTATCTGTTCAGAAAGTGAGTAAAGATGAGATGGAACAAAATTATAAAGAAGTCACGGAAGCACTTGGTATTTATGATTTAAGTAATAAATACCCAAGCGAAATATCAGGTGGTCAGCAACAACGTACTGCAGCTGCACGTGCATTCGTTCATAAACCTTCTATTATCTTTGCCGATGAACCTACAGGAGCACTTGATTCGAAAAGTGCGCAAGATTTACTCAATCGTCTTGAAGATATGAATAAGCGATTCAATAGTACGATTATTATGGTAACGCACGACCCATCCGCAGCAAGTTTCGCAAAACGTGTCATTATGTTAAAAGATGGTAATATTCACTCAGAAATCAACCAAGAACACAAAACCAAACGTGACTTTTATGATGAAATTATTCAATTACAGTCAGCCTTAGGTGGTGTCGCAAATGACATTTAA
- a CDS encoding VraH family protein: protein MNIKELIRKSYEDLLSLKVNWFNGLMLVLMVFILSSIATPFIGVPVGLLGGGYILKRYEDKQDN from the coding sequence ATGAATATTAAAGAATTAATTCGCAAATCTTATGAGGATTTATTAAGTTTAAAAGTCAATTGGTTTAATGGTCTTATGTTAGTACTAATGGTCTTTATCTTAAGTAGCATTGCGACACCATTTATTGGTGTGCCGGTAGGCTTACTTGGTGGCGGTTACATTTTAAAACGCTATGAAGACAAACAAGACAACTAA